Proteins encoded together in one Sceloporus undulatus isolate JIND9_A2432 ecotype Alabama chromosome 4, SceUnd_v1.1, whole genome shotgun sequence window:
- the DBNDD2 gene encoding dysbindin domain-containing protein 2 isoform X2, with protein MKTADMENGQRGLDAEQLQQQQLKLRERQRFFEEVFQHDVDFFFPVSHLQIEHRRPPLGSISSMEVNVDMLEQMEMMDLSDQDTVDVFLSCGTEDNNNVPTLLPDSNHYQEEISLQVPSTGEVKSRISSTSSASTDLNSLDTSEEGAETPVVQSDEEELQQDGPEEQEIKS; from the exons ATGAAAACAG CCGACATGGAAAATGGGCAGCGGGGACTCGATGCAGAGCAGCTGCAGCAACAACAGCTCAAACTACGTGAGAGGCAGAGATTCTTTGAGGAGGTTTTCCAGCATGATGTCGATTTCTTCTTCCCAGTATCCCATCTGCAGATAGAACACAGGAGAC CTCCCTTGGGCAGCATTTCCTCCATGGAGGTGAATGTGGACATGCTGGAACAGATGGAAATGATGGACCTCTCTGACCAAGACACTGTGGATGTGTTCCTTAGCTGTGGGACAGAGGACAACAACAATGTACCCACTCTTTTGCCAG ATTCCAACCATTACCAAGAAGAAATATCTCTGCAAGTGCCCAGTACTGGTGAGGTCAAATCCAGGATCTCGTCTACATCTTCAGCCTCTACAGACCTGAACAGCCTGGATACCAGTGAGGAAGGGGCCGAGACCCCCGTGGTACAATCAGATGAGGAAGAGCTACAGCAAGATGGCCCTGAAGAACAGGAGATCAAAAGCTAG
- the DBNDD2 gene encoding dysbindin domain-containing protein 2 isoform X1: protein MSSPAEAHGHSRRLPSDMENGQRGLDAEQLQQQQLKLRERQRFFEEVFQHDVDFFFPVSHLQIEHRRPPLGSISSMEVNVDMLEQMEMMDLSDQDTVDVFLSCGTEDNNNVPTLLPDSNHYQEEISLQVPSTGEVKSRISSTSSASTDLNSLDTSEEGAETPVVQSDEEELQQDGPEEQEIKS from the exons CCGACATGGAAAATGGGCAGCGGGGACTCGATGCAGAGCAGCTGCAGCAACAACAGCTCAAACTACGTGAGAGGCAGAGATTCTTTGAGGAGGTTTTCCAGCATGATGTCGATTTCTTCTTCCCAGTATCCCATCTGCAGATAGAACACAGGAGAC CTCCCTTGGGCAGCATTTCCTCCATGGAGGTGAATGTGGACATGCTGGAACAGATGGAAATGATGGACCTCTCTGACCAAGACACTGTGGATGTGTTCCTTAGCTGTGGGACAGAGGACAACAACAATGTACCCACTCTTTTGCCAG ATTCCAACCATTACCAAGAAGAAATATCTCTGCAAGTGCCCAGTACTGGTGAGGTCAAATCCAGGATCTCGTCTACATCTTCAGCCTCTACAGACCTGAACAGCCTGGATACCAGTGAGGAAGGGGCCGAGACCCCCGTGGTACAATCAGATGAGGAAGAGCTACAGCAAGATGGCCCTGAAGAACAGGAGATCAAAAGCTAG
- the DBNDD2 gene encoding dysbindin domain-containing protein 2 isoform X3 encodes MENGQRGLDAEQLQQQQLKLRERQRFFEEVFQHDVDFFFPVSHLQIEHRRPPLGSISSMEVNVDMLEQMEMMDLSDQDTVDVFLSCGTEDNNNVPTLLPDSNHYQEEISLQVPSTGEVKSRISSTSSASTDLNSLDTSEEGAETPVVQSDEEELQQDGPEEQEIKS; translated from the exons ATGGAAAATGGGCAGCGGGGACTCGATGCAGAGCAGCTGCAGCAACAACAGCTCAAACTACGTGAGAGGCAGAGATTCTTTGAGGAGGTTTTCCAGCATGATGTCGATTTCTTCTTCCCAGTATCCCATCTGCAGATAGAACACAGGAGAC CTCCCTTGGGCAGCATTTCCTCCATGGAGGTGAATGTGGACATGCTGGAACAGATGGAAATGATGGACCTCTCTGACCAAGACACTGTGGATGTGTTCCTTAGCTGTGGGACAGAGGACAACAACAATGTACCCACTCTTTTGCCAG ATTCCAACCATTACCAAGAAGAAATATCTCTGCAAGTGCCCAGTACTGGTGAGGTCAAATCCAGGATCTCGTCTACATCTTCAGCCTCTACAGACCTGAACAGCCTGGATACCAGTGAGGAAGGGGCCGAGACCCCCGTGGTACAATCAGATGAGGAAGAGCTACAGCAAGATGGCCCTGAAGAACAGGAGATCAAAAGCTAG